The following nucleotide sequence is from Macrobrachium nipponense isolate FS-2020 chromosome 12, ASM1510439v2, whole genome shotgun sequence.
agaacttaaggaaaaggttgaaagagattagaaaattctctttagaaaacttgaaaatgagtcaagagaaaatgaaaaggagatttgatgcaaagactaagctaagaagttttagtgttggtcaacaagtgttagtgttcttacctgtcaagagatttcccctcactaataaatttcaaggtccttacaagataattcagaagttaagtgatagaacttatgtgattgaaacaccagaaagaagaagaaaacaaaggaagatacatgtgaactcttgaaaccttatttctttcagaaactaaaactggaaactgtgtcagtaacccaaacaactgtATCTACAGAAGATATTCGATGATTGGCTAAcacgaattgggaactgcaagggcaggaaagatgaataattcttcaattttggaaaatttggaggataaactgaaacatctgagtgttgaacaaggtgaagacttaagtgaagtaattagaagttttccagaaatttttcagatgtgcctagattgtactgatctgaccaggcatgaaatcaagattcaagaagatggaagacctttcaagcaaaagagcctatcgcttatcactgtagcatcgagatgttttgaagaaggaagttgagtatttgctgcaacatggattagcagaacccagttcaagtcacttcagtttctccatgtgtgttggaagaaaccagatggttcctttaggatgtgtactgattataggaagctgaattcaatcagtgtggctgataattatcctttgcctcttatagatcagttacttgataatattgggcaagccaagtttgtttcccaagatagacttgttgaaaggatattatcaaattcccttagatgagaatgcgaagttgctgtcagcttttattactccatttggactgtatcagtatactgttctgccgtttggtcctGATGAATggacccgcaacatttcaacgagtgatggatcaattgctaggatcaataggagtaggtgtatacctagatgacatcgtgatttactctacaacgtgggaagaacatctgaagattctgaggaaagttttcaagaaactacaagaagcaggattaacagtcaacttagagaagagtgagtttggaaaggcaaaactgtacagtatcttggtttgaagttgggaaaggcctttctgctccagtaaatgctaatgtagaagagattttaggcatggctggattctatcgtcgtttttgcccaaattttctcagccgtagtagctcccttgacagacttaactagtcccaaaagctaagtttatttggacccctctagagtgtcaagaatcctttgagaaggtaaaagcccttttaacttcaagaccagtacttcaagctccagacttcgacaagacaAGAaattttgtgatacaagttgatgcgtcagactgtggtgttggagctgttctacttcaagaagatgaaaataatatctaccatcctgttgtgcttcatgtctacaaaattgaaaaaaacatcagaaagtatatcgacaatcaagaaggaaactttagccttaatcactgcattgaaaaatttgaagtgtatgtgaatagacctaggaatgacgaaattttagtgttgtctgtgatcacaatccactatcatttatccagagaatgaaaaaccataatcaaagactgaccaggtggtctttgtgcctgcaacagtataacttaagagtgcagcacattaatggcaaaaacaatgtagttgctgattattttatctctttggcgaatcgttggattcaacaccgtgataaagaatcttctggggggaggtatattatatattgctactttcaaaatgcatatttcccctctttgaaatatcatgtagattgtgtaacatttttttcagattcctagatagcttagaataggatgtttaagAATGTGTGTTTGATTTCGCATTACgtattgtaaaaaaagaaataatagtatatataaaacataaagagagagattcttctttgtcttttcgaaactatgaatgtttaaattttatgtcaacactgtaagatttgAGGGTCTGCGAGAtacgtttgctttcctaatctgtcaacgcatttgatagcgaGAGAGTTGAGTCTTGCATTGTTATCAAAAAAATAGTCAATCTCTCAAATTATCGCTCAGCCCCcggtttcgatcgggtacgtgtcttttcttttttttttttttgttttttttttttccaaaaagaccAGACAGGACTCGTACGCATATGTCttagatcaaaaccacgtgcatattgcacatttctttatgaagattgcgtcagatttcaaagctactggaagcattcgtgacaagaacgttttgtatcatctgcCTAGTCCAGTTtcccataaaggaagagatttcattctatcttaggacctcgaggcagtcagatctctctcctctctctcgctctctctgcatctctctctctctctctcactcaaaatcattgagattatattaacgtaacgtaaattggtcactcataacttagaatttcgtattgatatttcttagagtttatttagtgttatttagtttcttttgtggaatctgaacaaacatgattttgtaacggcgcctggtttttgtgaaagtgtgatatacaagctgcagcaaaagagaaagaaagaaagttggttataccaaaaaggtaaagtgtgttatattttcattagttgcaactaataactaataatggttaggtaacaactaataactaataatggatagggagtgtggctaactaataacagatggttgtgaaggtttggtaaaaattgttggttacagtgttttgagtgaaaacatttacactttttacacattacgtattttgtgtttgtgattattgttccattgtttgtgcacttattcattttcttatggaatgtgtcttttttgttttatattttcatttgcattcacaattttaattgacttagtttattttcattgtttaatcattgaacatttaagtaaatttaaacatttgtgaattaatttgcatttacttagctTAGAATCTTTTTCAAGTTTtcaaagttttattattgtttagtacttgtgaattaatttctgatttcaattattgcctaacacttttgaattttgattgaattaattttcttgaattttgtgataaattaattttgatttaattttacttaatttgattcaagaattaattaaagggaactttactttgttttcaagtaacagtaatttttccctgatttattgtgaatttcacttataaattttgaatttgataataaatttttgtatttacaaatttttatgagtgttttcatttaaccagtatatttaattatgactatatttatgttaggtagaaacatagagtggtaattgaatTGCTTTggccttcaatttacttgaagtgacttagaactagggaagaacttagacttttgaaatcaggaaatacttacttttaagttgttgatggagtgatgccctttgattaatttaattatttacaagattacctcacgcctgttttgataaacttaagtctgattttctgcaatactggtaagtgttaagggatcactgttgcctttaaagtattcagtcgtttaaacgtgttatgagggttcaggtgtctggcttttggtgaggtaattgatgaatggtaaccagatactttggCCACTTggttcgtaacaatatatatatatatatatatatatatatatatatatatatatatatatatatatatatatatatgtatatatatttaacgttCATGAGTAACACAATGGCAGTTGCTCTATAACTACACTCCATTACAGATACAGAAGACTGGCCAGTACTTTCTACAACTTCGAGTACAGGAACGACGACATCtgcttgatcacttatcccaagAGTGGCACCAACTGGACAGCTCAAATCCTCTGGGGAATGACGCACATCAATGAACTACAGAGGGCAACGACACAGAGCGTCGAGAGCAGGCTCTTCATATTAGACAATGTAAGTTTCagttatatcctctctctctctctctctctctctctctctctctctctctctctctctctctctctctcttattgataaATGTGTATCAGTTATAAAGCTAAAAATGAGGAAACTAAGATTTAGGCATTGGCTGGAACAGACATCAATCATTTTATCGTTATATTTACTGTAATCTATGACAAAAATGTCAGGAAtcattccttattattttttagcaAAAATTTGTGGGGAAGAAGAATTAGAGAGCCATTATTTTGTAAAACATGCCTAAAGAAAAGAATGCCCATGAATATTAAAGACTGAAGGGAAACACAAAATTAAAGGCAACCAATAAAGATAAGTTAACAGAAAGGCAAAAGTCCGCATAAAAAACGTCCTATATAAGCCTAGAGAACCAAGGTATCTTACGTTGAAGGTCTAAATCGTAATTATTACAGCCGGCAAGGAGAAACCCATGACTGAGAAATCTTGTTTAAAACTTAAAGATACTGATAAGATATTTACAATTTATACAAGAGAAGGTAGGATAAAATACCTGAAACATGGAGCACTGATCTCCGTAAATATGTGAACTAAGTAAATAATACCTATGTTACATGACAGAATTGAACCTGTTCTTTAAATACGTAGTACTgcgaaaagaaacaaatattaagAGCAGTTTCCTATGCTAAGTGAACTATGATAGGTGGGATGGTACGAGACCGGCCAATCAAGAAGGTTTTGGGATTATCCTGTTCTATATTTATGGAAAATTTGAATTTCATGTTTCTCTTGGTTTCATTCCATATTAGTATTCTTTCCAGGCTAATTACCTTTGTTTTAATGTAGATATCTCACCCTTTCACTCTCACTGACAAATTCTTATCTCTTATCCTATCAGCAGTTAATGTCttatacaatgataataatacgcTTCGTCTTCATAGTAAGTACACCAAGAATTTCTACAACTTTCCAGGACTTTCTTCACGACGTATCGGAAAAAGACTACATGGAAAGGCTGAGAGCCAAGCGTCCCGAAGCCAGAGAAGAAGACGGACCAGTCTTGCAGTTGGCAGCCCTGGAGAAGGGGCGTCGCTTGTTATGGAGTCATCTACCATTTAATCTTCACAACCCTAATATCttagataaatgtaaagttaGTGGACCACCGTGACAGTTCACCCATGAACTAAATGGATTTACTACTCTGGTGAAACACTGAGCCTGTCTTCCTCTGTAGTTGACCTCTTTCTGTAGGCCTATTATTGGGCAGGAATATCATGATGACGAGCATCTGGCTACGAAACAACACTGTTTAAACTcaccattttatcattttattttacaacATACAAGTAGTTTAGTATTTGTCTAAAACTGTTTAGTACTTTAATCTAATATTGTCTTCTAAGTTTAGagttctttttcattcattttctttcttcttcttcccagctggttccccttttttatatggggtcgccgtttcggataaGCCATTTCCATGTagttctatcctgcgcttctgcctcatcaattcccttctcattttctTTCTAAAGTCCCTATATTCCCTAACTACACGTGACATTTCTTCCTGGCAGGTCGTTTACGTGATGCGCCACCCAAAGGACAACATGTTTTCCCGATACATGCACTTCATCAAGATAGAGCAAGCCACGATTCAGTACATGGCCGAGAACTTCATGACCGGCAATGTAACATATGGCAGTTACTGGCATCACGTCAATGAGGCTTGGAAAAGGAGGGACCATCCCAATTTGCACATCATGTTCTACGAGGATATGAAAGCGGACATCATGGCTGAACTTAAGAAGCTGAGTCAGTTTTTGGGAACGAGCCTTACTGAAGAGCAGCTGAAGAGGTAAACTAGCTGGTTGAAGTGATAGAGATAAAGCACTTATTTAGGTGCTAGACATTTAAGGTCATTTTTAAAACAAGCTTGACTGGTCAATTAAACTTCTTGACAAAATAAGCACAGTAAAGATCAGGGATATAAATTAATCACTATAATGATGACTCATTCCTCAGGGTAGCAGAGCTCACCAGCTTCAACAACATGAAGGATCATCCTACAATGGTGGTTAACATCCAGGGTTTACAAGGATCCTTCTTGCACAAAGGGGAAGTGGGTTCCTCGAAAGGGCAACTCCCGCCGGAGCTCGATGCTCAGATGGACGCTTGGATCAAGGACAATGCTTTGAGAGTAGACCCAGCATTCAGATACCTCTCTTAAGCCAATGTTTTGGGAAACAAAAAAGTATACTGACTCTACCTGAATCAATCCTATGCCGAGACCACAACACCTGGCAGTTTGTATaatgtttgtttcagctccataGCAGGAACCAAAGGGTATTAGTAATACTATTACCTTAGAGCATCTGGTACCATCATCCAATGAATAATCTAACTACAAAGTATATTACTTAActgtataataatacaataatgaaaaaaacttaattttttaatgGCAGCAGCCTTTTCTCCTTTCATGAATACTTGTGTCTTTGATGAATATTACGTCATTTGCTTTCTACCGGTGGTAGGcaaaaatttctttattacatatgGATTGTCTGAAGATTAACTCATAATACATCTAAAAATTCGCCAGCTCATAAACCAACGTGACGTCACCAGAAACACTCTAAAAGTCTGTATCTATGGTCTTTAAGTCTCAAACTCGTTTTCTATGGACATCATTGGTAGGCAACAGTGTACATGACATTAGTCAAGGGTACCTAAAGTTGTCGGACATAATTTCTTCTCGTACTTTCAAACTTTTGTCATCATAAAAGCCAAATATTATATCATGGAACGATCGAAAACTGCATAAAATAAATGACCGTCGATTCCATGAACATCACAGTTTTCGAGGAATCATGACGTCACCTTAGACTGTCCAAAAAGTTTTGTTTCTGTTTATGACGGTGGTAGGCAGCATTTAAGTATCTTGAAAAGTGAAAACTTGTAACGTTCCTTACCCTGTTATGTAGCTTCTTACGAGCATGAAAAatgtttatcattaatatcaaTTCTAagatatgtaaaagaaaattaacgTTTCTGTCATTAAAAATAACTGACGAGTATAAGCATACGTCGAATGTGAGGGCGTCGTGACGTCATCTGAAACGGTCTAAGGAGTTGTGTTTCTCAGACCAAGAACTTTGGAATGCCAACTCCAAGGATTGCAGAATTTCTAACGCGTCCGAATTGATcaaataaagttagattaaatATCTTTCTGAAAGCATTAAGAAATTGAAACATTTCAATAAATGGAACATATAATAAGATATTGATTAATTTTAAGCATGGCTGTCCGAATCCTCAATAACCTTCCAAATTCCAAAGTCTGTCGAGGAATTGACTCAGTCGGCTTTGGCAACACTTATGGCGGGACATATGAACAGCGAAACTGCGGCCAGAATTGTCGAGCGAACTTCAAAGAATTGGCGATACATTTGGTGAGAATTAACGCTTCCGTTTGACAATGTCAAGAGAAATGAGAAAGTATACAATCCGATTCATCAacgtaaaatattttataagaaattatgACTTCATGCtttgaagtaaaagaaaatatgtttaaaaaaaatactccccTCGCCGAGTAGTATGTTCTGATCGACAACCACACTAGGAAAGTAAATTGTGCATGTGATGATTATGAAACGAATATCCCCgtatgaaaaacatatatatgagGTCTCTTTTGTGGAAATGGGAAACCTTGTATTAGACAGAATAAAACAATCTAACAGTCGAATTATTTGAGGTTTATCATAGCTACAACAACAATTCAGGAACCCCAAATCTTACTCCCGTAGTACATTTGAGAATGAATTACTGTTTGTGTGAAGTGATAGGCAGGAATTTCCGCAAGGATAAAGATACGAGAAATTTCCTTACAAATTTACGTTCGCCTCGTGTTTAAGAAATTTTATCAGCCGACTCATTTCTGAATCCTTTTTCCGTCGATAAAATGCTGCTAATTGTGAATAAGCATTTGTAATTGAAAATAACCAACGAATCTCAAGAATTTGACTGTTGTTTCTCTGAGATGGAGTCACTAGCAAATACCTGGACAACTTGACCTGAATGAAGGTTCCTAAATGAAGAATTTACAGTTTTAAAGACTAATAAATAGTCCAAGTGCTTACCTAACACATCCTTAGAAGACCTGTAGTCGGCGATTTTCGTAAAGCAACTGAAAAGAGCAGATAATCCCGAAGGCACTAAGGACGGTATTCAAAGATCAAAGTTAACAGCGCTGCACTGTTTCACTGTATCCATATCCTTAGTTCCGCCTCCACTCAGCCCCAGTTACGGTTATGATTACGAAAGAGTTGTCtgtcaaaaaaaggaaaaaataagataaaataatacaaaGCAAAAGCAGGATTGACTactataaataaattttcaaaatccactattctctctcttatatacagAATAATTCTGCTTTATTATTCAATTCGTGCACTCATTGCCTGATGATTCATCATTATTCACGCATTTGGCTCCTCGGTAAACAAAGTGACGTCATCTGGAACGGTCTAATAAACATTCTTCAATGTGACTATCATTCATAGTGGGCCACTCCTTATCTAGAAGGTAGTCAACGGCAAAAAATTTtgtctgacaattttttttttcggatccTTTTCATCTcatgaggaaatatatataataaaatcgaGGGAATAGCACTAAAACATAAACGAAGCTTGATATACTTGACCGGTTTCCTAGCCATCGTGATGTCACCTTGCACTGcacaaaaagttttgtttttattactttttcatgTCCGTAGTATACTGAATTTACATACCACGGTAGGCAACGACTGGACGCATTACTGGCCATGTTACTTTCCCACATGAATAGATAATGTCATTCATAAATAGCAGTTCTATGGCATAAAAACTTTGATTATTGTATAATTGAAAACGACCGATGAATGCAAAGATTTGCCGAAGTCTCTTGC
It contains:
- the LOC135224337 gene encoding luciferin sulfotransferase-like; protein product: MEEKIPITFEDAEDSSRYGEMVLVKPGDTLLPIGYRRLASTFYNFEYRNDDICLITYPKSGTNWTAQILWGMTHINELQRATTQSVESRLFILDNDFLHDVSEKDYMERLRAKRPEAREEDGPVLQLAALEKGRRLLWSHLPFNLHNPNILDKCKVVYVMRHPKDNMFSRYMHFIKIEQATIQYMAENFMTGNVTYGSYWHHVNEAWKRRDHPNLHIMFYEDMKADIMAELKKLSQFLGTSLTEEQLKRVAELTSFNNMKDHPTMVVNIQGLQGSFLHKGEVGSSKGQLPPELDAQMDAWIKDNALRVDPAFRYLS